In Macrobrachium nipponense isolate FS-2020 chromosome 25, ASM1510439v2, whole genome shotgun sequence, one genomic interval encodes:
- the LOC135199083 gene encoding uncharacterized protein LOC135199083, whose amino-acid sequence MSVLVEQGVDSVFINVLRHIYDHAPSFIRLHKDSEPFQLKRGVVRKGDTRSPKLYTACPKRAFRQLNWREKGIRIDEEYLTHRLNLPRKLRPVSLQHFGARQRKRKESFGRKLAWAKFI is encoded by the exons ATGTCAGTACTGGTAGAACAGGGAGTTGACTCAGTTTTCATCAATGTCCTCCGTCACATCTACGACCACGCACCATCATTTATTCGCCTCCACAAGGACTCAGAACCATTCCAGCTCAAGAGAGGAGTAGTCAGAAAAGGTGACACAAGGTCACCCAAACTGTATACTGCCTGTCCGAAGAGAGCTTTCCGACAACTCAACTGGCGAGAAAAAGGAATAAGAATAGATGAAGAATACCTAACTCAC cgTTTGAACTTGCCTCGAAAACTCCGTCCTGTGAGCCTCCAGCATTTCGGAGCAAGACAGCGGAAGCGTAAAGAAAGTTTCGGGAGAAAGTTGGCCTGGGCAAAGTTTATATGA